The following proteins are encoded in a genomic region of Arachis ipaensis cultivar K30076 chromosome B02, Araip1.1, whole genome shotgun sequence:
- the LOC107625738 gene encoding chlorophyll a-b binding protein CP29.2, chloroplastic has product MSSITMTTVASSFIGTRLPESYASSGRVQARFGFGSKKSSPAKKGSRQPTSDRPLWYPGAKAPEYLDGSLVGDYGFDPFGLGKPAEYLQFDLDSLDQNLAKNVAGDVIGTRTEVADVKATPFQPYSEVFGLQRFRECELIHGRWAMLATLGALTVEWLTGITWQDAGKVELIEGSQYLGQPLPFSLTTLIWIEVLVIGYIEFQRNAELDPEKRLYPGGKFFDPLGLAEDPEKKATLQLAEIKHARLAMVAFLGFAVQAAVTGKGPLNNWATHLSDPLHTTIIDAFSSSS; this is encoded by the exons ATGTCTTCAATAACAATGACAACGGTTGCATCTTCCTTTATTGGAACACGTTTACCAGAGTCATATGCCAGTTCAGGTAGAGTACAAGCCCGATTTGGCTTTGGATCTAAGAAAAGTAGTCCGGCCAAAAAAGGTTCTAGACAACCCACTTCAGATAGGCCGCTCTGGTACCCTGGTGCAAAGGCACCAGAGTATCTAGATGGTAGCCTCGTAGGTGATTATGGGTTCGATCCATTTGGCCTAGGAAAGCCGGCAGAGTATCTCCAGTTTGACCTAGACTCCCTTGATCAGAACTTAGCGAAGAACGTTGCAGGTGACGTGATTGGGACGAGGACGGAAGTGGCAGACGTGAAGGCAACGCCATTTCAGCCATACAGTGAGGTTTTTGGACTCCAAAGGTTCAGGGAGTGTGAACTCATACATGGAAGGTGGGCTATGTTGGCCACTCTTGGTGCTCTCACAGTAGAATGGCTCACCGGTATTACATGGCAGGATGCTGGCAAG GTGGAGCTAATAGAAGGGTCACAATACCTAggtcaaccacttccattctcaCTTACCACATTGATTTGGATTGAAGTTCTAGTGATTGGATACATAGAGTTCCAGAGGAATGCAGAGCTTGACCCAGAGAAGAGGCTTTACCCAGGTGGTAAGTTCTTTGACCCATTGGGCCTTGCTGAAGACCCTGAGAAGAAGGCCACGCTTCAATTGGCTGAGATCAAACATGCTCGCCTTGCTATGGTTGCCTTTTTGGGCTTTGCTGTCCAGGCTGCTGTAACTGGGAAAGGCCCACTTAACAATTGGGCTACTCATTTGAGTGACCCACTTCACACTACCATCATTGACgccttctcttcctcttcttga